In a genomic window of Diabrotica undecimpunctata isolate CICGRU chromosome 2, icDiaUnde3, whole genome shotgun sequence:
- the Rcd-1 gene encoding CCR4-NOT transcription complex subunit 9 — MSTQPSPANQTVEREKVYMWILELTNPETRENALLELSKKREVVPDLAPMLWNSFGTTAALLQEIINIYPAINPPTLTAHQSNRVCNALALLQCVASHAETRSQFLLAHVPLFLYPFLHTSSKTRSFEYLRLTSLGVIGALVKTDEQEVITFLLTTEIIPLCLRIMESGSELSKTVATFILQKILLDDSGLQYICQTYDRFSHVAMILGKMVIALAKEPSARLLKHVVRCYLRLSDNPRAREALRQCLPDQLRDNTFNVCLQEDKSTTHWLSQLLKNIDTPATTDPRQVGMSPLTSQ, encoded by the exons ATGAGCACCCAACCTAGCCCAGCAAACCAAACAGTTGAAAGAGAGAAGGTTTATATGTGGATTTTGGAACTAACTAATCCAGAAACCAGAGAAAATGCTTTATTGGAACTCAG taaaaaaagAGAAGTTGTCCCAGATTTGGCACCAATGTTGTGGAACAGTTTTGGAACAACTGCTGCCTTATTACAagaaattataaacatttatCCAGCTATTAATCCCCCCACACTTACTGCACATCAATCGAATAG AGTGTGCAATGCTCTTGCCCTTTTGCAGTGTGTAGCATCTCATGCTGAAACTAGATCACAGTTTCTACTTGCTCATGTACCATTGTTTTTGTATCCTTTCCTACACACTTCATCAAAAACTAGGTCATTTGAATATCTCCGCTTGACAAGTTTAGGAGTCATTGGAGCACTAGTCAAG aCTGATGAACAAGAAGTGATCACTTTTCTCCTTACCACTGAAATAATTCCTCTGTGTTTGAGAATTATGGAATCTGGTTCTGAACTTAGTAAGACTGTTGCTACATTTATATTGCAGAAGATATTATTGGATGATAGTGGATTACAATATATTTGTCAAACATATGACAGGTTTAGTCATGTGGCCATGATTTTG GGCAAAATGGTCATTGCTTTAGCCAAAGAACCATCAGCTCGGTTGTTAAAACATGTTGTAAGGTGTTATcttcggttgtctgataatccaag GGCTCGTGAAGCTTTACGGCAGTGTCTCCCAGACCAGCTGAGAGACAATACTTTCAATGTCTGCCTACAGGAAGACAAATCTACCACTCATTGGCTGTCCCAGTTGTTGAAAAACATCGACACCCCAGCTACGACTGATCCAAGACAGGTTGGCATGTCACCTTTAACCTCCCAGTAA